A region of the Stieleria neptunia genome:
GCTATCCAGTTGGGCGGAATGGTCATTGTTGTTGGCCCTGGGGCTGGCGATTTGTTTTTTCATCGCGTACATCCGCCGCAGCGACACGATCATCAGTTTCTTCTTTTTGCCGCTGATTTTGCTGACAATCGGGCTGGGGATCTGGGTCGGCGGTTGGGAGCGTTTTTCGCGGACGGAAACGGCAAACGCGTGGCGTTCCATCCATGGGGTGGCGATGATGGTCGGGACCGGTGCAGTCCTGGTCGGTTTTTTGGCCGGCGTGATGTATCTGGTGCAATCCTGGCGGCTGAAGCACAAACGCGCCGGGTCACGGATGTTTCGATTGCCGACGCTCGAGACGCTTGATCGGGCCAACCGCCGCACGCTGCTGATCAGCACCGCCGCGGTCGCGATCGGCGTCGTCGCCGGCGCGATCATGAATTTGAATCAGCACGAACAATTCGACTGGACCGACAGCGGCATATTGCTGTCGCTGGCGTTGTTCCTGTGGCTCTTGGCCGCCACGGCGATCGAATACCTCTACACGCCGGCCAGCCGCGGACGGAAAGCGTTTTACATGACCTTGGCCAGTCTGGGCTTTCTGGTCCTGGCGCTCGTCGGCGTCGTCCTCAGTTCCCACGGGGTGAGCTGATGAAGCTGCAGATGATCGGCTGTAGCCACCATGACGCGGCCGTCGAATTTCGCGAACGGGTCGCTTTTTCCGGTAATCAAATCGATTCGGCCTTGGATGAATTTCGCCGGCGTTATCCCAAGGGCGAACTGGTGCTGTTGAGCACCTGCAATCGGACCGAGTTGTACACGACGACCGACGAAGAGTTCGAGCTGGACCGCGAGGCGGTGATCCGTTTTCTCGCCGAACAACATCATCTGCCCGCCGACGACGTGGTCGAACAGATGATTTATCGCAGCGGGCACGACGCGGTCGAGCACCTGTTCACGGTGGCGTCGAGTTTGGACAGCATGGTGATCGGCGAATCACAAATCCTTTCGCAGGTCAAACAGGCTTACGATTTAGCCCGCCAATCGGGGTCGGCCGGTCCGCTCACCCACGCGGTGTTTCAAGCGGCCAACCACGCGGCCAAACGGGTGCAAAACGAAACCGAAATCCACCGCCGGCGGGTCAGCGTTCCCAGCGTGGCGGTGGGCGAAGTGGTTCCCGAGGTGTTCGATTCGCTGGTCGGCAAGCGGGTGCTGATTTGCGGTGCCGGCGAGATGGGCGAAGAAACGCTTCGCTACTTGATCCAAGCCGGCGCCGACGATGTGGTGGTGCTGAACCGCTCGCTGGAACGCGCCAAGACGTTAGCCGAATCGTTCTCGATTCAGTACGCCCCCTGGGAAACCTTGCTGGATCAAGTGGTGCAAGCCGACTTGATGGTGGGCACCACGGCGGCCACCGAACCGATTTTGACCTACCAGCAATACGAAAAACTTCGTCCGCAGCGACGTGACCGCGTGCTATTGGTGCTGGACCTGGCCGTGCCACGCGATTTCGACGCCGCACTGGATGAGTTTCCGAACCTGTATCTGTACCAGATCGACGATTTGCAGGCGGCCTGCCAGCGGAATCGGCACGAGCGGGAGAAGGAATGGCCCAAGGCGCAGCGGATCATCACCGAGGAGACGCAGCGGTTGTTGGTCAATTTGAATCATCGGGCGACCGGCCCGGTGATCAAACGCCTGCGCGAGCACGCGCAACAGATCAAGCACGACGAGTTGGAGCGATTGTTACCCAAATTGCGTGCGTTGGGCGGTGAACCGGCGATGCAGAAAGAGATTGAAAAATCGCTCGACCGTTTGATCAACAAGCTGCTGCATCCACCGCTTTCGTCGCTGAAAGAGGATGCGGCCGAGGGACATCAAAAGGGATTGGTCAAGGCGCTCCGAGAGTTGTTCCGGCTGGGTGATTGAGCGTGACCGCTCAGTCCCACTCCTCGTCGTCGTCGTCTCCGCCCTCATCCCAGTCGTCGTCGTCTTCGTCGTCGTCCCAGTCATCGGCTTCGTCGTCGTCGAAGTCCTCCGCATCCTCTTCATCGTCATCGCCGAAGTCCTCTTCGTCGTCGTCCTCGTCCTCGTCGTCGACTTCCTCCCAGTCATCGTCCTCCTCGTCGTCTTCGTCCTCCTCGTCATCGTCATCGTCATCGTCCTCGTCCTCGTCGT
Encoded here:
- a CDS encoding cytochrome c biogenesis protein CcsA, with product MLGILHQISITCFFTSYLVALLLELTRFFGQFRFRMPAVLTMMGLGLFTHVSYLFLRAIDMPIEDGRGLLSSWAEWSLLLALGLAICFFIAYIRRSDTIISFFFLPLILLTIGLGIWVGGWERFSRTETANAWRSIHGVAMMVGTGAVLVGFLAGVMYLVQSWRLKHKRAGSRMFRLPTLETLDRANRRTLLISTAAVAIGVVAGAIMNLNQHEQFDWTDSGILLSLALFLWLLAATAIEYLYTPASRGRKAFYMTLASLGFLVLALVGVVLSSHGVS
- the hemA gene encoding glutamyl-tRNA reductase, which produces MKLQMIGCSHHDAAVEFRERVAFSGNQIDSALDEFRRRYPKGELVLLSTCNRTELYTTTDEEFELDREAVIRFLAEQHHLPADDVVEQMIYRSGHDAVEHLFTVASSLDSMVIGESQILSQVKQAYDLARQSGSAGPLTHAVFQAANHAAKRVQNETEIHRRRVSVPSVAVGEVVPEVFDSLVGKRVLICGAGEMGEETLRYLIQAGADDVVVLNRSLERAKTLAESFSIQYAPWETLLDQVVQADLMVGTTAATEPILTYQQYEKLRPQRRDRVLLVLDLAVPRDFDAALDEFPNLYLYQIDDLQAACQRNRHEREKEWPKAQRIITEETQRLLVNLNHRATGPVIKRLREHAQQIKHDELERLLPKLRALGGEPAMQKEIEKSLDRLINKLLHPPLSSLKEDAAEGHQKGLVKALRELFRLGD